The following proteins are encoded in a genomic region of Dehalococcoidia bacterium:
- a CDS encoding acetate--CoA ligase, protein MAELVSPIVRRMQEDARRDPGAFWSRAAEELHWFRKWDEPFVWQPPTFRWFVGGQTNLAFNCLDYHVQRGRGGQAALIYLNERGERQVFTYAQLRREVERVAAALRGLGMGRGDRLTIYMPVCPEAIVLMLATVRIGAIHSVVFAGFGAQALADRIAASGSRLVFTADVAYRRGGQVRLKEVVDQALALSGDGVERVVVLRRTADGAPMTPDRDLLWQEFLRRGEGQDGGHVVMEANGPAYILATSGTTARPKLAVHVHGGYQVGIYSSARWCFGLRPSDVWWATSDIGWVVGHSYIVYAPLLMGCTTVAYEGALDYPGPEVLWRVVEEFGVTGIFTSPTAVRLLMRYGEEAARGFDLSSLERVFCAGEVLNAPAWEWLQKVVLQDRIPVIDHWWQTETGGPVIGNPYGLGMLPIKPGSAGVPLPGMEVAIMTPEGQEVGPGEKGILVIKRPFPSLTPTLWGEPERYAKDYWQRIPGVYFTGDSAHLDEDGYVWFAGRADEVIKIAAHRIGTIEVESAFLKHPAVAEAGVTGRPDPVRGEVISAFIALKQGQQPSEQLRRELLETVRRELGPVAVVGDINFVAMLPKTRSGKIMRRVLKAVVLDRDPGDISTIEDEGSVEEARQAWLQMRQEIGQVSD, encoded by the coding sequence GTGGCCGAGCTGGTGAGCCCCATCGTGCGCCGCATGCAGGAGGATGCTCGACGCGACCCGGGTGCCTTCTGGTCGCGCGCGGCCGAAGAGCTGCACTGGTTCCGCAAATGGGACGAGCCTTTCGTATGGCAGCCGCCCACCTTCCGCTGGTTCGTAGGCGGCCAGACGAACCTGGCCTTCAACTGCCTTGACTACCACGTGCAGCGGGGGCGAGGAGGCCAGGCCGCCCTGATATACCTGAACGAACGGGGGGAGAGGCAGGTCTTCACCTACGCCCAGCTGAGGCGAGAGGTGGAGCGGGTGGCCGCTGCCCTGCGAGGACTGGGGATGGGCCGGGGCGACCGCCTGACCATATATATGCCCGTATGCCCCGAGGCCATCGTCCTGATGCTGGCGACGGTGCGCATCGGCGCCATCCACTCGGTGGTGTTCGCCGGCTTCGGTGCCCAGGCACTGGCCGACCGTATAGCAGCCAGTGGCTCGCGCCTGGTCTTCACCGCCGATGTGGCCTACCGCCGAGGCGGACAGGTGCGACTGAAGGAGGTGGTAGACCAGGCCCTCGCCCTCAGCGGCGATGGAGTAGAACGAGTCGTGGTGCTGAGGCGCACCGCCGACGGCGCCCCCATGACGCCCGACCGCGATCTGCTCTGGCAAGAGTTCCTGCGCAGGGGCGAAGGCCAGGACGGGGGCCATGTGGTCATGGAGGCCAACGGCCCGGCCTACATCCTGGCCACCTCGGGCACCACCGCCCGCCCCAAGCTGGCGGTCCATGTCCACGGCGGCTACCAGGTGGGCATATACAGCTCGGCCCGATGGTGCTTCGGTCTGCGCCCCAGCGATGTCTGGTGGGCCACCTCCGACATCGGCTGGGTCGTGGGCCACAGCTACATCGTTTACGCCCCCTTGCTGATGGGGTGCACCACCGTCGCCTACGAGGGCGCTCTCGACTACCCCGGGCCGGAGGTGCTTTGGCGGGTGGTGGAGGAGTTCGGGGTCACGGGCATCTTCACTTCGCCCACGGCAGTGCGGCTGCTGATGCGCTATGGCGAAGAGGCAGCCCGAGGCTTCGACCTGTCCTCGCTGGAGCGGGTCTTCTGCGCCGGCGAGGTGCTGAATGCCCCCGCCTGGGAGTGGCTGCAGAAGGTGGTGCTCCAGGACCGTATACCCGTCATCGACCACTGGTGGCAGACGGAAACGGGCGGGCCCGTCATCGGGAATCCGTACGGGCTGGGCATGCTGCCCATCAAGCCTGGCTCAGCGGGGGTGCCCCTGCCCGGGATGGAGGTGGCCATCATGACCCCCGAAGGCCAGGAGGTGGGACCGGGGGAAAAGGGTATACTGGTCATCAAGCGGCCCTTCCCCAGCCTCACACCCACCCTGTGGGGAGAGCCGGAACGCTATGCCAAGGACTACTGGCAGCGCATCCCCGGCGTTTACTTCACGGGGGACTCGGCCCACCTGGACGAGGACGGCTACGTCTGGTTCGCGGGCCGGGCGGACGAGGTCATAAAGATCGCCGCCCATCGCATCGGCACCATCGAGGTGGAATCGGCCTTCCTCAAGCACCCGGCGGTGGCCGAGGCAGGGGTCACCGGGCGGCCCGACCCGGTGCGCGGGGAGGTGATCTCGGCCTTCATCGCCCTCAAGCAAGGTCAGCAGCCGTCGGAACAGCTCAGGAGGGAGTTGCTGGAGACGGTGCGACGGGAGCTGGGGCCGGTGGCGGTGGTGGGAGACATCAACTTCGTGGCCATGTTGCCCAAGACTCGCTCGGGGAAGATCATGCGCCGGGTGCTGAAGGCGGTGGTGCTGGACCGCGACCCGGGCGATATATCCACCATCGAGGACGAGGGGTCAGTGGAGGAAGCTCGCCAGGCCTGGCTGCAGATGCGCCAGGAGATAGGACAGGTCAGCGACTAG
- the rsmG gene encoding 16S rRNA (guanine(527)-N(7))-methyltransferase RsmG: MNGNSALTVLARGAEALGLSLSPPQMEAFAIYLDELLRESPAADLTAIDDPHEVQRRHFLESLALGVELERLGLLSPAEAVRAIDVGTGAGLPGLPLRIVWPSLRLTLLDSERRKTDFLRRLLSRLNLGDVEVVWGRAEEVARDPRHRQGYDLALARAVAPLPVLAELALPFLRVGGHLVSPKGERVRQEVEEARRALAECGGQVVYLAPLPLPYEGTAPMLLVVRKVAPTPERYPRRPGIPAKRPLR, from the coding sequence GTGAACGGGAACTCGGCCCTGACGGTGCTGGCCCGGGGCGCCGAGGCCCTGGGCCTGTCCCTCTCGCCGCCCCAGATGGAGGCCTTCGCCATCTATCTGGACGAGTTGCTTCGGGAATCGCCGGCCGCCGACCTGACGGCTATCGATGACCCCCACGAAGTCCAGCGGCGTCACTTCCTGGAGTCTTTGGCCCTGGGTGTGGAGCTAGAGAGGCTGGGCCTGCTCTCCCCTGCAGAGGCAGTGCGGGCCATAGATGTCGGGACCGGTGCTGGCTTGCCCGGCCTGCCTCTGCGCATAGTCTGGCCCTCGCTGCGCCTGACGTTGCTGGACTCGGAACGGCGCAAGACCGACTTCCTGCGTCGCCTGCTGTCCCGTCTGAACCTGGGCGACGTGGAGGTGGTCTGGGGGAGGGCCGAGGAGGTAGCCCGCGACCCTCGCCATCGGCAGGGCTACGATCTGGCCCTGGCGCGAGCGGTGGCACCTTTGCCGGTGCTGGCCGAGCTGGCCCTTCCCTTTCTCAGGGTGGGTGGACATCTGGTCAGCCCCAAGGGTGAGAGAGTACGGCAGGAGGTGGAGGAGGCCAGGAGGGCCCTGGCCGAGTGCGGGGGACAGGTGGTGTACCTGGCGCCCCTTCCGCTGCCCTACGAAGGGACGGCGCCGATGCTCCTGGTGGTGCGAAAGGTCGCCCCGACGCCGGAGCGCTACCCTCGACGGCCCGGCATCCCGGCCAAGCGCCCCCTGCGCTGA
- the greA gene encoding transcription elongation factor GreA: MSEITLRQAAERYLSSSDQRGEGARSAVEAFVRWCGADTPLSRLTPQDVARYVEELGSSHEARRRAEELRAFLSQLRQWRLIDQSLAQHVRLPRSRAPRQLASNDLPPIEMTAEGYAALQQELEALKAQRPLIAEEIRRAALDKDFRENAPLQAAREKQSHLETRIRELESMLRRAVIVDDRGDGQRVQLGSTVEVRNLNTGATARYTIVGPAEADAKAGKISSASPVGRALLDRREGDEVEVEVPAGPLRLRIERIE, encoded by the coding sequence ATGAGCGAGATCACCCTGCGTCAGGCGGCCGAACGCTATCTATCCTCCTCCGACCAGAGGGGCGAGGGGGCACGGTCGGCGGTGGAGGCCTTCGTCCGCTGGTGCGGCGCGGATACGCCCCTGAGCCGATTGACCCCTCAGGACGTGGCCCGCTACGTGGAGGAGCTGGGCAGCAGCCACGAGGCGCGCCGTCGGGCCGAGGAGCTGCGGGCCTTCCTCTCCCAGCTGCGGCAGTGGAGGCTCATCGACCAGAGCCTGGCCCAGCACGTGCGGCTGCCCCGCTCCCGCGCTCCCAGGCAGCTGGCCAGCAACGACCTGCCGCCTATCGAGATGACGGCCGAGGGCTACGCCGCCCTGCAGCAGGAGCTGGAGGCCCTCAAGGCCCAGCGCCCTCTCATCGCCGAGGAGATCAGGCGGGCCGCCCTGGACAAGGACTTCCGCGAGAACGCCCCCCTGCAGGCCGCCCGCGAGAAGCAGTCCCACCTGGAGACGCGGATCCGCGAGCTGGAGTCCATGCTGCGAAGGGCCGTCATCGTCGATGACCGGGGGGACGGCCAGCGCGTCCAGCTGGGCAGCACCGTCGAGGTGCGCAACCTGAACACTGGCGCCACCGCCCGCTACACCATCGTGGGGCCGGCCGAGGCCGACGCCAAGGCGGGGAAGATCTCCAGCGCCTCACCCGTGGGCCGGGCGCTCCTCGACCGACGAGAGGGAGACGAGGTGGAGGTCGAGGTGCCCGCTGGCCCCCTGCGCCTGCGCATCGAGCGCATCGAGTGA